The following coding sequences are from one Polyodon spathula isolate WHYD16114869_AA chromosome 7, ASM1765450v1, whole genome shotgun sequence window:
- the LOC121318844 gene encoding cysteine-rich hydrophobic domain-containing protein 2-like: MSVLLPNMADFDTIYELDEEDERVVSEEQFVRFSPEPVIMRGAGHITVFGLSNKFETECPSVLTGKVASEEFKLSIGRVNACLKKNLPVNVKWLLCGCLCCCCTLGCSLWPVICINKRTRRSIQKLLEWENNRLYHKLGLHWKLSKRKCESSNMMEYVILIEFLPKYPIFRPD; the protein is encoded by the exons ATGAGCGTCCTGCTGCCCAACATGGCGGATTTCGACACCATCTATGAACTGGACGAAGAGGATGAGAGGGTGGTCAGCGAGGAGCAGTTCGTGAGATTCTCCCCGGAGCCGGTTATCATGCGGGGAGCCGGACACATCACGGT atttggTCTGAGCAACAAATTTGAGACAGAATGTCCTTCAGTTCTCACTGGAAAG GTTGCTTCAGAAGAATTCAAGCTGAGTATAGGTCGGGTCAATGCCTGCTTGAAGAAGAATCTCCCTGTAAATGTGAAATGGTTGCTCTGTGGCTGCCTTTGTTGCTGTTGCACACTGGGCTGCAGTCTGTGGCCTGTTATTTGTATTAACAAAAGA acGAGAAGATCAATTCAGAAGTTGTTAGAATGGGAAAATAACAGATTGTACCATAAG CTTGGGCTGCACTGGAAGTTAAGTAAAAGGAAATGTGAAAGCAGTAACATGATGGAATAt gtaattcTTATAGAATTCTTGCCCAAATATCCTATATTTCGACCTGACTGA
- the LOC121318843 gene encoding ligand of Numb protein X 2-like has translation MTATMTEHRSQALKTLSQLCTECGQSHMASENHLYDYQDEVDDELSCLICLQPLLCPMDTPCGHTYCFKCLENFLREQDFCPVDRQKLYLRQCRRSSLLVRNLLDKLVVLCPFQKDCGQKMQRCELEPHLRNRCPGFKKLRDEAERRKRPHWTEVKPVRAGGEQSAEAAPSLPAGCATPGASRGTRQPGLVNPAFEENEDDSPQRSSLMAETNVIELHRDNPEERLGIRIVGGKDTPLGNVVIQEILRDSLAARDGRLAPGDHILEVNDINMANVPHRQAIAVLRQPCPMVWLTVMQEKGFSPRSSPPEQTPPQGRVIQVTLIKRDSSEPLGIKLVRKPAETGVFILDLLPGGLAAKDGKLRDDDKVLAINGNNLRHGTPETAAQIIQSSETMVNFVVMRQGEEPGRETPEEGGSSGEGPNRSQRRTELQHCRRRSAFQKDPPAGFSSQEKVVSLKKEPRMSLGITIAGGRDSRNRLPVHITSVQPVGCLYRDGRIKAGDVLLSINGVDLTQLTYGEAVSALKTHAAQSAVQLRVLETSTEQPAEEMEEEQGEAEAGREEDGNWSPLWTMWLGLPSYLHWCREIDLQKTTNESWGFSIVGGFEESQGHQPFFIKTIVPGTPAYFDARLKCGDEIVAVNGATTGGMNNSSLIPMMKLQKNKVSLTVVSWPGSLV, from the exons ATGACAGCCACCATGACAGAGCACAGGAGCCAGGCCCTGAAGACTCTCAGCCAGCTCTGTACGGAGTGTGGCCAGAGTCACATGGCGTCTGAGAACCACCTGTATGATTACCAGGACGAGGTGGATGACGAGCTGTCCTGCCTCATCTGCCTGCAGCCCTTGCTGTGCCCCATGGACACTCCATGCGGGCACACGTACTGCTTCAAGTGCTTGGAGAATTTCCTGAGGGAGCAGGACTTTTGCCCCGTGGACCGGCAGAAGCTCTACCTGCGGCAATGCCGGCGGTCCAGCCTGCTGGTCAGGAACCTGCTGGACAAGCTGGTGGTGCTCTGCCCCTTTCAGAAGGACTGCGGGCAGAAGATGCAGCGGTGTGAGCTGGAGCCTCACCTCCGGAACAG gtgcCCAGGCTTTAAGAAACTGCGAGACGAAGCAGAGAGGAGGAAGAGGCCCCACTGGACCGAGGTGAAGCCGGTCCGAGCCGGGGGGGAGCAGTCCGCGGAGGCTGCTCCATCACTGCCTGCTGGGTGCGCCACCCCAGGGGCGTCCCGGGGCACCCGTCAGCCAGGACTGGTGAACCCAGCTTTCGAGGAGAACGAGGACG ACTCTCCCCAGCGGTCGAGCCTTATGGCAGAAACGAATGTGATTGAGCTCCATCGGGATAACCCAGAGGAGAGGCTGGGGATCCGGATCGTGGGGGGGAAGGACACCCCTCTCGGGAACGTCGTGATTCAGGAGATCCTGAGGGACTCCCTGGCTGCCCGAGACGGAAGACTGGCCCCTGGAGATCACATCCTGGAG GTGAATGACATCAACATGGCCAACGTGCCTCACAGACAGGCTATCGCAGTGCTACGGCAGCCCTGCCCCATGGTCTGGCTGACAGTGATGCAGGAGAAGGGCTTTTCCCCCCGGAGCTCCCCGCCGGAGCAGACTCCCCCCCAGGGAAGAGTGATCCAGGTGACGCTGATCAAGAGGGACAGCTCTGAGCCGCTGGGGATCAAGCTGGTCCGCAAACCTGCCGAGACCGGGGTCTTCATCCTGGACTTGCTGCCAGGCGGCCTGGCTGCCAAGGACGGCAAGCTTCGGGACGACGACAAGGTGCTGGCCATCAACGGGAACAACCTGAGGCATGGGACCCCTGAGACCGCTGCACAGATCATCCAG TCCAGCGAGACGATGGTGAACTTCGTGGTGATGAGACAGGGGGAGGAGCCCGGGAGAGAGACCCCTGAGGAGGGAGGATCGAGCGGTGAGGGGCCCAACCGCTCCCAGAGGAGAACCGAGCTGCAGCACTGCCGTCGCCGCTCTGCCTTCCAGAAG GACCCGCCGGCTGGTTTCTCCAGTCAGGAGAAGGTGGTTTCTTTGAAGAAGGAGCCTCGCATGTCTCTGGGCATCACGATCGCAGGGGGGCGGGACAGCAGGAACAGGCTGCCTGTCCACATCACCAGCGTGCAGCCTGTGGGCTGCCTGTACCGCGATGGCAGGATCAAAGCAG GGGACGTGCTGCTGAGCATTAATGGGGTGGATCTGACCCAGCTGACCTACGGAGAAGCGGTCTCGGCGCTGAAGACCCACGCTGCCCAGTCTGCAGTGCAGCTCCGGGTGCTGGAGACCTCGACGGAGCAGCCTGCGGAGGAGATGGAAGAGGAGCAGGGGGAGgcggaggcaggcagggaggaggaTGGGAACTGGTCCCCGCTGTGGACCATGTGGCTGGGGTTACCTAG CTATCTCCACTGGTGCCGTGAAATCGACCTGCAGAAGACCACCAATGAGAGCTGGGGCTTCAGTATCGTGGGCGGGTTTGAGGAAAGCCAGGGACACCAGCCCTTTTTTATCAAGACCATTGTTCCTGGAACGCCAGCTTACTTTGACGCACGGCTGAA GTGCGGTGATGAGATAGTAGCAGTGAATGGAGCCACCACAGGAGGAATGAACAACTCCTCTCTCATCCCGATGATGAAGCTGCAGAAGAACAAAGTCTCTCTCACGGTGGTATCCTGGCCAGGGAGCCTGGTCTAG